One window of Perca fluviatilis chromosome 12, GENO_Pfluv_1.0, whole genome shotgun sequence genomic DNA carries:
- the tfdp1a gene encoding transcription factor Dp-1a: protein MAKDAGLIETNGELKVFIDQNLSPSKGVLSLVTVQPTAAPVAKQLLPKTLGPSNVNIAAHMQHVPHMVIGTPQRPTVSNTILVNSPHTPSSQFLTQSQPSDASPWSSGKRGKKGEKNGKGLRHFSMKVCEKVQKKGVTTYNEVADELVAEFSSAESHMSPNDAHVYDQKNIRRRVYDALNVLMAMNIISKEKKEIKWIGLPTNSAQECQNLEVERQRRLERIKQKQSQLQELILQQIAFKNLVQRNRQTEQQANRPPPPNSIIHLPFIIVNTSKKTVIDCSISNDKFEYLFNFDSMFEIHDDIEVLKRMGMACGLEVGKCSPEDLKVARSLVPKALEPYVIEMAKGPISNVYITGGSSANGARYPASSDGCTDGTMASSSNDSHYSGSRVETPVSYMGDDDDEDEYDENDDED, encoded by the exons ATGGCTAAAGAT GCTGGTCTGATAGAAACAAACGGAGAGCTGAAGGTTTTCATCGATCAGAATCTGAGCCCTAGCAAAG GTGTACTATCTTTGGTTACTGTCCAGCCTACAGCTGCCCCTGTGGCCAAACAGCTACTACCCAAAACTCTTGGGCCATCCAATGTGAACATTGCTGCACACATGCAACATGTGCCACACATG GTGATAGGAACACCCCAGAGACCTACAGTATCCAATACCATTTTGGTAAACAGTCCACATACACCCAGTTCCCAGTTCCTCACTCAGAGTCAGCCATCAGACGCCTCTCCGTGGTCATCAGG AAAACGTGGtaagaaaggggaaaaaaacggGAAGGGCTTGAGGCATTTCTCCATGAAAGTGTGTGAGAAGGTGCAGAAGAAAGGAGTAACCACCTACAATGAAGTGGCAGATGAACTGGTTGCAGAATTCAGCTCTGCAGAGAGCCACATGTCACCCAATGACGCA caTGTGTATGACCAGAAGAACATTCGGCGGCGTGTGTACGATGCACTTAATGTGCTTATGGCCATGAACATTATCTctaaagagaagaaagaaatcaAATGGATTGGCCTTCCCACCAACTCAGCGCAAGAGTGCCAAAACCTAGAG GTGGAGAGACAAAGGCGGTTGGAGAGGATTAAGCAGAAACAATCACAGCTTCAGGAGCTCATACTGCAG CAAATAGCTTTTAAGAACCTGGTTCAAcggaacagacagacagagcagcaggcaaACAGACCTCCACCTCCCAACTCCATCATCCACCTCCCCTTTATTATTGTCAACACCAGCAAGAAAACTGTCATTGACTGCAGCATCTCGAACGACAA GTTCGAGTATTTGTTCAATTTTGACAGCATGTTTGAGATCCACGATGACATTGAGGTGCTGAAACGTATGGGCATGGCCTGTGGTTTGGAGGTGGGAAAGTGTTCTCCAGAAGATCTGAAGGTTGCACGTAGCCTGGTGCCCAAAGCTCTGGAGCCATACGTTATAG agaTGGCAAAGGGTCCCATCAGTAACGTCTACATCACTGGAGGTTCCTCAGCAAATGGAGCCCGTTACCCTGCAAGCAG TGATGGCTGCACTGACGGCACCATGGCCTCCAGCTCGAATGACTCTCACTACAGCGGCTCTCGTGTGGAGACTCCAGTGTCTTATATGGGGGATGATGATGACGAGGATGAGTATGATGAGAACGATGACGAAGACTAA
- the LOC120569739 gene encoding rhodopsin kinase GRK1-like, with amino-acid sequence MDIGGLTTVVANSAYINARGSIDGSSAAATRDKKYHSRLKLPHITVCEGLMDTLDLSFCTVCMEQPIGKRLFREFLDSKTEYHGACRLWKDIEEYDLVEDSDRVKKASKIVQRYMDPSAKHYCPFLSEDIMAKVKESQEAAGDDLFAAALATMLDFLREAPYSFFLESLYLKRYVQWKWLEMQPMDADWFLDFRVLGKGGFGEVSACQMKATGQLYACKKLNKKRLKKRKGFEGAMVEKRILEKVHSRFIVSLAYAFQTKDELCLVMTIMNGGDLKYHIYLVDENNPGFDEPRACFYIAQIIQGLEHLHQKRIIYRDLKPENVLLDNDGNVRISDLGLAVELKEGKTLTKGYAGTPGYMAPEMLKGEKYDTSVDYFTLGVTLFEFMAAKNPFRNRGEKVEREEMKERMLTRAVTYPDNFSEHAKSLCDGLLAKEVDQRMGFKNGCCDEIRGHSFFSDINWRKLNAGILPPPFVPDPKVVYAKSLDDVGAFSSVKGVTLEDPDKTFFDEFSSGNIPIPWQEEMIDTGIYGELNVWGPHGSVPNDLRRESILEQPKSSTCCIS; translated from the exons ATGGATATCGGAGGACTGACCACAGTGGTAGCAAATTCTGCTTACATCAATGCTCGTGGAAGCATTGATGGCTCCAGTGCAGCAGCAACACGGGATAAGAAGTACCATTCTCGCCTCAAACTGCCCCACATCACTGTGTGTGAGGGCCTGATGGACACCCTTGATTTGTCCTTTTGCACGGTCTGCATGGAACAGCCTATCGGCAAGCGCCTCTTTAGAGAATTCTTGGACTCAAAAACAGAGTATCACGGGGCTTGCCGTTTATGGAAAGACATCGAGGAATATGACCTGGTGGAGGATTCTGACCGGGTAAAGAAGGCCTCAAAGATTGTCCAGCGTTACATGGACCCATCTGCCAAGCACTACTGCCCGTTCCTGTCTGAGGACATCATGGCTAAGGTGAAGGAAAGCCAGGAGGCTGCAGGCGATGATTTGTTTGCTGCAGCATTGGCCACAATGTTGGACTTTCTGCGTGAGGCCCCCTACTCTTTCTTCCTGGAGAGCTTGTATCTGAAACGGTACGTGCAGTGGAAGTGGCTTGAGATGCAGCCCATGGATGCCGACTGGTTCCTAGACTTCCGTGTGCTGGGGAAAGGTGGGTTTGGGGAGGTGTCTGCCTGTCAGATGAAAGCCACAGGACAACTGTATGCCTGTAAGAAACTCAACAAGAAAAGGCTGAAAAAGAGGAAAGGCTTTGAG GGTGCGATGGTGGAGAAGAGGATTCTTGAGAAGGTTCACAGTCGTTTTATTGTGTCATTGGCGTACGCCTTCCAGACAAAGGACGAACTTTGTCTGGTCATGACCATCATGAATGGAGGAGACCTCAA GTACCATATCTACCTGGTGGATGAGAACAACCCGGGCTTTGATGAGCCCAGAGCCTGTTTTTACATCGCTCAGATCATCCAAGGCTTGGAGCACCTCCACCAGAAACGAATCATCTACAGAGATCTCAAACCCGAAAATGTGCTGCTAGATAACGATG GGAATGTGCGTATATCTGATCTGGGTCTCGCTGTTGAGCTAAAAGAAGGCAAAACACTGACCAAAGGATATGCTGGGACACCAG GGTACATGGCTCCAGAGATGCTGAAAGGGGAGAAGTATGACACTTCTGTCGATTACTTCACTCTGGGAGTGACACTGTTTGAGTTCATGGCGGCTAAGAATCCATTCAGAAACAGGGGGGAGAAG GTTGAACGTGAGGAGATGAAAGAGCGTATGCTGACACGGGCGGTGACCTATCCGGACAATTTCAGTGAGCATGCAAAGTCGCTCTGTGATGGTCTGCTGGCTAAAGAGGTCGATCAGAGGATGGGTTTTAAGAATGGATGCTGTGATGAGATCAGAGGGCACTCATTTTTCAGTGACATCAACTGGAGGAAACTGAATGCAG GTATTCTACCTCCTCCTTTCGTCCCGGACCCGAAAGTGGTGTACGCTAAAAGTCTGGATGACGTTGGGGCTTTCTCCTCTGTGAAGGGAGTGACATTGGAGGACCCTGACAAGACCTTTTTTGATGAGTTTTCCTCAGGGAACATCCCCATACCCTGGCAAGAGGAGATGATCGATACAGGCATTTATGGAGAGCTCAACGTTTGGGGTCCTCATGGCAGCGTCCCCAACGACCTCCGCAGGGAGTCCATACTAGAGCAGCCAAAGTCATCAACCTGCTGCATATCCTAG
- the mettl21cb gene encoding S-adenosylmethionine-dependent methyltransferase domain-containing protein, which produces MERLSTVSQHVQQKHHGKKKEVDDKQDKKLPVEQGTTDEALRDQKVMAGEALERRNIWEPSVYYALGKECFYIAGHDISIRESMDTYGALIWPGAIALSQFLENNQQQVNLMDKSVLEIGAGTGLLSIVASLLGAWVTATDLPDIMSNLTFNLLRNTRGRSRYTPQVAALTWAQNLKRDFPYPSYDYVLAADVVYPHGCLEELLETMRHFCQPGSRTTVLWANKIRFQSDLRFTECFKSSFNTTLLIELPQQEVRIYKATAKE; this is translated from the exons ATGGAGAGATTGTCCACAGTCAGCCAACATGTCCAACAGAAGCATcatggaaagaaaaaggaggTGGATGACAAACAGGATAAGAAACTACCAGTGGAGCAGGGGACCACAGATGAGG CATTAAGAGATCAGAAAGTGATGGCAGGAGAGGCTTTGGAGAGGAGGAACATCTGGGAACCGAGTGTTTACTACGCGCTGGGAAAGGAGTGTTTTTACATCGCTGGTCATGACATCAGCATCCGCGAGTCTATGGATACTTATGGTGCTCTGATCTGGCCCGGG GCGATAGCTTTGAGCCAGTTTTTGGAGAATAACCAACAACAAGTTAACCTGATGGACAAATCAGTTCTGGAGATTGGAGCTGGGACTGGCTTACTCTCAATAGTGGCCAGTCTGCTCG GTGCTTGGGTGACAGCTACTGACCTGCCAGACATCATGTCTAATCTGACCTTTAACCTCCTGCGGAACACCAGGGGCCGGTCCCGCTACACCCCTCAGGTGGCTGCCCTTACCTGGGCTCAGAACCTGAAGCGAGACTTTCCCTACCCGTCCTACGACTATGTTCTTGCAGCTGATGTGGTCTATCCCCACGGCTGTCTCGAAGAACTGCTGGAAACCATGCGTCACTTTTGCCAACCAGGAAGTCGAACAACGGTTCTGTGGGCCAACAAGATCCGGTTCCAGTCAGACTTGAGGTTCACAGAGTGTTTCAAGAGCAGTTTCAACACCACGCTGCTCATTGAGCTCCCACAGCAGGAGGTGAGGATATACAAGGCCACAGCGAAGGAGTGA